The proteins below come from a single Tachypleus tridentatus isolate NWPU-2018 chromosome 13, ASM421037v1, whole genome shotgun sequence genomic window:
- the LOC143237967 gene encoding exosome complex component RRP43-like isoform X1, translated as MRSKLSIRLNAGRSLVSIIRETMVLERSDGRDCWKTRRTIINVGSIGTAYGSSLVRRGKTTMVCGVKGELANSRPENPGDGFLVVNLDLPPLCCPFFRPGPPSEQSQAISQFLNDIITSSGCVALSELSVKGQLVWCLFVDIICLEYEGNVIDAAVLAMLAALRNTKLPKVTVNNDSGEIEVSEVCQVLPVKSQPVTTTFVYQQEGGHVIVDPSFEEEYGAGGILSIALQEDGSLAKVHKPGGLQLPDSLLEQCITKARSLSKDMWQLLKTVEK; from the exons ATGCGCAGTAAATTGAGCATAAGGCTTAACGCTGGTAGGAGTTTGGTTAGTATTATACGAG AAACAATGGTTTTGGAAAGATCTGATGGACGGGACTGCTGGAAAACAAGAAGAACTATAATAAATGTTGGTTCTATAGGCACAGCCTATGGGTCATCTCTTGTGAGGCGGGGAAAGACAACAATGGTTTGTGGTGTTAAAGGCGAATTGGCAAACTCCAGACCTGAAAATCCAGGAGATGGATTTCTTGTTGTAAACCTTGACCTTCCACCCCTTTGTTGTCCATTCTTTAGACCAGGTCCACCTAGTGAACAGTCCCAAGCTATTTCACAGTTTCTTAATGATATTATCACCAGTTCAGGTTGTGTGGCTCTTTCAGAGTTGTCTGTTAAAGGTCAGCTTGTTTGGTGTCTGTTTGTAGATATAATTTGCTTAGAATATGAGGGTAATGTAATTGATGCTGCAGTACTAGCAATGTTGGCTGCTCTCAGAAATACAAAGCTGCCAAAAGTTACTGTGAATAATGACAGTGGAGAAATTGAAGTCAGTGAAGTGTGTCAAGTTCTTCCTGTAAAATCACAGCCTGTAACCACTACATTCGTATATCAACAAGAAGGTGGTCACGTGATAGTCGATCCTTCTTTTGAAGAAGAATATGGAGCAGGTGGTATATTAAGTATAGCTTTACAGGAAGATGGTAGTCTTGCTAAAGTTCACAAACCTGGAGGACTACAGCTACCAGACTCTCTATTGGAACAGTGCATTACCAAGGCCAGAAGTTTATCAAAAGATATGTGGCAGTTgttaaaaactgttgaaaaatag
- the LOC143237967 gene encoding exosome complex component RRP43-like isoform X2, which produces MVLERSDGRDCWKTRRTIINVGSIGTAYGSSLVRRGKTTMVCGVKGELANSRPENPGDGFLVVNLDLPPLCCPFFRPGPPSEQSQAISQFLNDIITSSGCVALSELSVKGQLVWCLFVDIICLEYEGNVIDAAVLAMLAALRNTKLPKVTVNNDSGEIEVSEVCQVLPVKSQPVTTTFVYQQEGGHVIVDPSFEEEYGAGGILSIALQEDGSLAKVHKPGGLQLPDSLLEQCITKARSLSKDMWQLLKTVEK; this is translated from the coding sequence ATGGTTTTGGAAAGATCTGATGGACGGGACTGCTGGAAAACAAGAAGAACTATAATAAATGTTGGTTCTATAGGCACAGCCTATGGGTCATCTCTTGTGAGGCGGGGAAAGACAACAATGGTTTGTGGTGTTAAAGGCGAATTGGCAAACTCCAGACCTGAAAATCCAGGAGATGGATTTCTTGTTGTAAACCTTGACCTTCCACCCCTTTGTTGTCCATTCTTTAGACCAGGTCCACCTAGTGAACAGTCCCAAGCTATTTCACAGTTTCTTAATGATATTATCACCAGTTCAGGTTGTGTGGCTCTTTCAGAGTTGTCTGTTAAAGGTCAGCTTGTTTGGTGTCTGTTTGTAGATATAATTTGCTTAGAATATGAGGGTAATGTAATTGATGCTGCAGTACTAGCAATGTTGGCTGCTCTCAGAAATACAAAGCTGCCAAAAGTTACTGTGAATAATGACAGTGGAGAAATTGAAGTCAGTGAAGTGTGTCAAGTTCTTCCTGTAAAATCACAGCCTGTAACCACTACATTCGTATATCAACAAGAAGGTGGTCACGTGATAGTCGATCCTTCTTTTGAAGAAGAATATGGAGCAGGTGGTATATTAAGTATAGCTTTACAGGAAGATGGTAGTCTTGCTAAAGTTCACAAACCTGGAGGACTACAGCTACCAGACTCTCTATTGGAACAGTGCATTACCAAGGCCAGAAGTTTATCAAAAGATATGTGGCAGTTgttaaaaactgttgaaaaatag